A single genomic interval of Thermococcus celericrescens harbors:
- a CDS encoding PqqD family protein, with translation MEEYMNLVPVRNEKIELKKIEGRYYLLIPMDSKLDFLARRLHGDYRRIELDEMGAYTWELCDGRRTVKEIGKALKARFGEDAEPLYERLVTFLFELAKRYLIEFKRTDELD, from the coding sequence ATGGAAGAGTACATGAACCTCGTGCCAGTGCGCAACGAGAAGATCGAACTGAAGAAGATCGAGGGGAGGTACTACCTCCTGATTCCCATGGACTCAAAGCTGGACTTTCTGGCCAGGAGGCTCCACGGGGACTACAGGAGGATAGAGCTCGACGAGATGGGGGCCTACACGTGGGAGCTGTGTGACGGCAGGAGAACGGTGAAGGAGATAGGGAAGGCTCTGAAGGCACGCTTTGGAGAGGACGCAGAGCCCCTCTACGAGCGCCTGGTGACGTTTCTTTTCGAGCTGGCGAAGAGGTATTTGATTGAGTTTAAAAGAACGGATGAATTAGACTGA
- a CDS encoding M20 family metallo-hydrolase produces MSEALEKVSQEIEKLQDEMVNTLVELIKIPAISPDYGYEGEYDKAQKLLEMIKDWPFDKVEVYNAPDERAKNGVRPSILAYYYGEKGEESPRLWILTHIDVVPPGDLSKWTVTEPFKPVVKDGKVYGRGSEDNGQSLVASLYAVRAMMNLGIRPKRTVILAFVSDEETGSKYGVEWLMREHPELFRKDDLVLVPDGGNEEGTFIEVAEKSILWLRVKVRGKQVHASMPDKGLNAHRVALDFAYHLDRLLHEKYGERDELFEPAESTFEPTMVHGPADSPNIAPGEHEVVFDCRILPRYSIDDILADAERLAEEVKEKYRKEFDGKVLPEIEFEVLQRMDAPAPTDPNSEIVKLLREALRRLRGKEAKVGGIGGGTFAAYFRKLGIPAVVWATLDETAHQPNEYAWIKNLVEDAKVMAALALL; encoded by the coding sequence ATGAGCGAAGCCCTTGAGAAGGTCTCGCAGGAGATTGAGAAGCTCCAGGACGAGATGGTGAACACCCTCGTCGAACTGATTAAAATCCCAGCCATAAGCCCGGACTACGGCTACGAGGGCGAGTACGACAAGGCGCAGAAGCTGCTCGAGATGATAAAGGACTGGCCCTTCGACAAGGTCGAGGTCTACAACGCGCCGGACGAGAGGGCCAAGAACGGAGTGAGACCGAGCATTTTAGCGTACTACTACGGTGAAAAGGGCGAAGAAAGCCCGAGGTTATGGATTCTCACCCACATAGACGTCGTTCCGCCCGGAGACCTGAGTAAGTGGACGGTCACGGAACCGTTCAAGCCGGTCGTCAAGGACGGCAAGGTCTACGGCAGGGGAAGCGAGGACAACGGACAGAGCCTGGTGGCTTCGCTTTACGCCGTAAGGGCCATGATGAACCTCGGGATAAGGCCGAAGAGGACCGTCATTCTGGCCTTCGTCAGCGATGAAGAGACCGGGAGCAAGTACGGCGTCGAGTGGCTGATGAGGGAGCACCCGGAGCTGTTCAGGAAGGACGACCTAGTTCTCGTTCCGGATGGTGGAAACGAGGAGGGCACTTTCATCGAGGTGGCCGAGAAGAGTATCCTCTGGCTCAGGGTGAAGGTCAGGGGTAAGCAGGTCCACGCCAGCATGCCCGACAAAGGCCTGAACGCCCACCGCGTCGCCCTCGACTTCGCCTACCACCTCGACAGGCTCCTCCACGAGAAGTACGGCGAGAGGGACGAGCTCTTCGAGCCAGCGGAGAGCACCTTCGAGCCGACGATGGTTCACGGTCCGGCCGACAGCCCGAACATAGCACCAGGCGAGCACGAGGTCGTCTTCGACTGCAGGATTCTGCCGAGGTACAGCATAGATGATATCCTTGCCGACGCCGAGAGGCTTGCCGAGGAGGTCAAGGAGAAGTACAGGAAGGAGTTCGATGGAAAAGTTCTGCCGGAGATAGAGTTCGAGGTTCTCCAGCGCATGGACGCTCCGGCCCCGACCGACCCCAACAGCGAGATAGTGAAGCTCCTCCGGGAGGCTCTGAGGAGACTCCGTGGAAAGGAGGCAAAGGTCGGCGGAATAGGCGGCGGAACCTTCGCGGCATACTTCAGGAAGCTCGGGATTCCCGCGGTTGTATGGGCGACGCTCGACGAGACCGCCCACCAGCCCAACGAGTACGCCTGGATAAAGAACCTGGTGGAAGACGCCAAGGTCATGGCGGCCCTGGCTCTTCTCTGA
- a CDS encoding serpin family protein, with the protein MRRLLALALVFVVIASGCIANEGNGTSTVPQNPPSGTPTPPMTKNDVLDPTQTEEAGDVVGASNLFGIELYRELSKGNGNLFISPFSVFTAMAMAYEGARGEIAEEIGSVLHIPENETLRREAFRTLLLDAGRPSGIELRIANALWVQKDYSGEDYLDTIRRYYLGEVRELDFRGDSKGAERTINEWAEETTNGRIKNLVSGLTPDTRLVITTAVYFKANWTLRFSPDATKNGTFTLPTGERIRVPMMHRVEKFNYAETDELQALEMSYEGSRFSNFSMVIILPKKTDGLNEIEEKLSPQFLKGLLSSLKPEKVDVTVPKFRFEGEYQLGGTLRGMGMRKAFTDRADFSGISKEPIAISEVVHKTFISVAENGTEAAAATAVIFTAVSAPVETPEYKVFRADHPFLFLIVDRDSGLVLFIGRLVDPRG; encoded by the coding sequence ATGAGGCGGCTTTTAGCGCTTGCACTCGTCTTTGTGGTCATCGCGTCCGGCTGCATAGCCAATGAAGGCAACGGAACATCAACCGTCCCCCAGAACCCCCCAAGCGGGACGCCTACCCCTCCGATGACCAAAAACGACGTTCTCGATCCAACCCAGACCGAGGAGGCGGGGGACGTTGTCGGAGCCAGCAACCTCTTCGGTATCGAACTCTACCGCGAGCTGTCGAAGGGGAACGGGAACCTCTTCATCTCGCCCTTCAGCGTCTTCACGGCGATGGCAATGGCCTACGAGGGCGCACGCGGCGAGATCGCTGAGGAAATTGGGTCAGTCCTCCACATTCCCGAGAACGAAACCCTGCGCAGGGAAGCGTTCAGGACACTCCTGCTCGACGCCGGGAGACCCTCCGGGATAGAGCTTAGGATAGCCAATGCCCTCTGGGTTCAGAAGGACTATTCCGGGGAGGACTACCTCGACACCATAAGGCGGTACTATCTGGGCGAGGTGAGGGAACTCGACTTCAGGGGGGATTCCAAGGGTGCGGAGAGAACGATCAACGAATGGGCGGAGGAAACAACCAACGGCAGGATAAAGAACCTCGTGAGCGGCCTGACACCAGACACGAGACTGGTAATAACCACCGCCGTATACTTCAAGGCTAACTGGACGCTCCGCTTCAGTCCGGATGCCACGAAGAACGGCACCTTTACCCTGCCCACAGGTGAAAGGATAAGAGTTCCAATGATGCACAGGGTTGAAAAGTTCAACTACGCCGAGACCGACGAGCTTCAGGCCCTCGAGATGTCCTACGAGGGCTCCAGGTTTAGCAACTTCAGCATGGTGATAATCCTCCCGAAGAAGACGGACGGCCTAAACGAAATAGAGGAAAAGCTGAGCCCGCAGTTCCTGAAGGGGCTCCTGAGCTCTCTCAAGCCCGAGAAAGTTGACGTGACGGTACCGAAGTTCAGGTTCGAGGGCGAATACCAGCTGGGCGGGACACTCCGGGGAATGGGCATGAGAAAAGCCTTCACAGACCGTGCGGACTTCTCGGGCATCTCAAAGGAGCCCATCGCCATAAGCGAGGTCGTCCACAAGACCTTCATAAGCGTCGCCGAGAACGGCACCGAGGCGGCCGCGGCGACGGCGGTGATATTCACAGCGGTTTCGGCTCCCGTGGAAACCCCGGAGTACAAGGTCTTCAGGGCAGACCATCCCTTCCTGTTCCTCATAGTCGACAGGGACAGCGGGCTCGTGCTCTTCATCGGCAGGCTGGTTGACCCGAGGGGTTGA
- a CDS encoding RlmF-related methyltransferase: MPAWKDGKLGLPVKEAVKLFPELNDYLDGRRRLDFSNREARILYNKAIAKALFGLEIEYHPHGLVTTPVSRYLFLKTFLRGGERVLEIGTGHTAMMALMAERLFNCDVTATELDEEFFEYARRNIERNGAGVKLIRSNGGIIRGVIPEGERFDVIFSAPPYYERPTRGVLTEREGVGGGEHGEAFSVRLIEEALDHLKPGGRVALFLPDKKPLIKAMEEKGKELGYSVRDVKFKVGTRWRHSLIMKK; encoded by the coding sequence ATGCCAGCCTGGAAGGACGGAAAGCTAGGACTGCCCGTAAAGGAAGCTGTGAAGCTGTTTCCGGAGCTGAACGACTACCTCGACGGGCGCAGAAGGCTCGACTTCTCGAACAGGGAAGCGAGAATACTCTACAACAAAGCCATAGCGAAGGCCCTCTTCGGGCTGGAGATAGAATACCACCCGCACGGGCTCGTGACCACCCCCGTCTCGCGCTACCTATTCCTTAAGACCTTCCTGCGCGGGGGCGAGAGGGTTCTTGAGATTGGAACCGGACACACCGCGATGATGGCGCTAATGGCAGAGAGGCTCTTCAACTGCGACGTTACCGCGACGGAGCTCGACGAGGAGTTCTTTGAGTACGCGAGGAGGAACATCGAGCGGAACGGCGCCGGAGTTAAGCTCATCAGGAGCAACGGGGGGATAATCAGGGGAGTAATCCCTGAAGGCGAGCGCTTTGACGTGATTTTTTCAGCCCCGCCGTACTACGAGAGGCCGACAAGGGGCGTTCTGACGGAGAGGGAAGGCGTTGGAGGAGGCGAACACGGCGAGGCCTTCTCGGTTAGGTTAATCGAAGAGGCGCTGGATCATTTGAAGCCCGGCGGCAGGGTTGCCCTCTTCCTTCCGGACAAAAAGCCTCTGATAAAGGCCATGGAAGAAAAGGGAAAAGAGCTGGGCTACTCCGTGAGGGACGTGAAGTTCAAGGTCGGGACGAGGTGGAGGCACAGTTTAATAATGAAAAAATGA
- a CDS encoding biotin/lipoyl-containing protein, translating to MEVEVKVPRTTKEEKTGVLLSWYKNDGDPVEEGEEIAEVMIEKVTVYVKAPASGRLKILVKENGEVAQGQVIGLIVA from the coding sequence ATGGAGGTAGAGGTCAAGGTACCCCGGACGACTAAGGAGGAAAAGACCGGCGTCCTGCTGAGCTGGTACAAAAACGACGGCGACCCCGTCGAGGAGGGTGAAGAAATAGCAGAGGTCATGATAGAAAAGGTTACCGTGTACGTTAAGGCCCCGGCGAGCGGGAGGCTTAAGATTCTGGTGAAGGAGAACGGGGAGGTGGCGCAGGGCCAGGTGATAGGCCTCATCGTGGCCTGA
- a CDS encoding alpha-ketoacid dehydrogenase subunit beta, producing the protein MRDTPISESAFIGAALGAASKGMRPIVELMFVDFFGVAMDQIYNHIAKAHYMSGGQVKMPIVITTAIGGGYSDAAQHSQCLYGLFAHVPGLKIVIPSNSYDAKGLMIASIRDDNPVMYFFHKGLMGLGWMPSPEEAAVEVSEEPYTVPIGEAKVVREGDDVTIATVSRMVYEALWAAEELEKDGISVEVIDLRALVPLDKETLVNSVRKTGRLLVVDEDYMSYGMSGEIIATVVERIGNELKALPRRIAYPDVPVPYSRVLERFVLPDKEKIVKTVKDMVG; encoded by the coding sequence ATTAGAGATACGCCCATAAGCGAGTCGGCCTTCATAGGCGCCGCCCTCGGGGCCGCATCGAAGGGCATGAGGCCGATAGTCGAGCTGATGTTCGTTGACTTCTTCGGCGTGGCGATGGATCAGATATACAACCACATCGCCAAGGCGCACTACATGTCGGGCGGACAGGTTAAGATGCCCATAGTCATAACCACAGCCATCGGCGGAGGCTACAGCGATGCGGCCCAGCACTCCCAGTGCCTCTACGGTCTGTTCGCCCACGTTCCAGGACTCAAGATAGTGATCCCCTCCAACTCCTACGACGCCAAGGGGCTTATGATAGCTTCCATACGGGACGACAACCCGGTCATGTACTTCTTCCACAAGGGACTCATGGGGCTCGGATGGATGCCCTCCCCGGAGGAAGCCGCGGTTGAAGTGTCCGAGGAGCCCTATACCGTCCCCATCGGCGAGGCCAAGGTCGTGAGGGAGGGCGACGATGTGACCATCGCGACGGTATCTCGCATGGTTTACGAGGCCCTGTGGGCGGCCGAAGAGCTCGAAAAGGACGGGATAAGCGTCGAGGTCATTGACCTAAGGGCCCTCGTTCCCCTCGATAAGGAGACCCTCGTAAACTCCGTCAGGAAGACCGGAAGGCTTCTCGTCGTGGACGAGGATTACATGAGCTACGGGATGAGCGGCGAAATAATAGCCACCGTTGTCGAGAGGATAGGCAACGAGCTCAAAGCCCTGCCGAGGAGGATAGCCTACCCGGACGTCCCGGTTCCGTACAGCAGGGTGCTGGAGAGGTTCGTCCTTCCGGACAAGGAGAAGATAGTGAAGACAGTGAAGGACATGGTCGGGTGA